gtgatcacttgacCTGGTGAGGACTCTGGCTGCCAAATTTTGGATATATAGTACTGGAGTTTGTATTTAGgaaccccagcgagtagagcattacagtagtcaatttgggagaagacaaatgtgttgatcagcttttcatcCACaattagtgataacataggacATGGCCTGGCAaaatttctgaggtgaaaaaatggttttgacaatatgctgcacatgtgggttagcctgaatcaaatatcaccccacATTTTTCAATTAAGAGTGAAGCTCAAGTTCAGTACCATCCGCAGATAGGATTACAgcattggctttacaaagttaatGGGGAGTGCCAATAATCATGACTTCAAtcttgtcacagtttagatTAAGTTAATTGtgagtcatccatgtttttatgtcagaggtgcaattagctacagtacatcagtgtcaggtttggcatggatgtagatttgagtatcatcagcatagaagtgatagttgaggccatgtgatcttaaaagctgaccactGTGAGTGTGAGAAAACCTTGCAACTGCTAATTTAAGAAAGGCATACTCACTGTGCTTGAAGTAAAGACAGCTCAAGACTGCTGTTGCCATCAGGGAAACTAATTCTACAGCTGCTACCCAGATGAAAGTTTTAGGAAGTTGTCCTGTAGACATGAAAAGGTgcgattgatttaaaaaaaaaaacagaatcaaaTCATACATAAaacatcaaaattgaaaaaaagctGTCCTATGTATAAATCTCCAATTGTACTTTATATTGTACATGCAgtacatataaaaatacatttcagaagattttaatttcattgaCTTCAataagtttttttctgttttctgtcatTCTCTAGGAGAGTACAGATAAGTGAATTGCTTAATGTTACACTTAGATAATTGAAAGTAAACTGGAAGAACAAATCCTAAATTGAGCTTCTATAAAATAAGGATTTTCTGTAAGGGAGCTGGGACCCATTAAATACCACAGGTTTGTGACCTCCCATTTTACTGAGAAAAAATGCTCACTTAAACCTCTTTATGAAGAATGCATACGTACCAGGTCCAGTTGGCTCAATTATAGGGATGTTTGACTTGGaatcttaaataaaaaggaaattttATGCATTGCCACTGTACATCTGTTCCAAGACTGACATCTGACTCATGATTTTTTCATTAAGAAGAGGATATGTGCTATTGGTACTGTAGCTACAATATAGATGATTCCTTGAATAGAGCATCCTTTCTCCAAAAGATTCATCATTGTCTATATTTGTAGGTTAGGGAAACTCTATAACTGCTCACTACTATCTGCCTTCTGGGAGCACAAAGTTCATAAAGAGATAAAAAATGTCACACTAACATCTTTCTAATTCACCTTTCAACTACTGAAATGTCTGGCTGAGAACCTTTCCAGTTTCCATAGACTCTTCTAACTTTGAGTTCCAAAGAAATTCACCTAGATTTGATGCCTGCATTCTAATGTGAGGAATTTAAATTCCCAATTTGTGAGGGTTTGTGAGGATTGAGTCTTCAAAATGTATCTTGGTTACATTTGGTTTTTATAAAGCCTTTCCGTACACAATATGAAGGTTGACCTGTAGTGTACAAAacactaaaaatacattttaatgttgcAGACAAGGTTTAAATGTCTTCTAAAATTAATACTTTAATCCTTAATGACtacaaaattaaagatgttttgaggaaatacagtatatcatcagttgatgacatactgtacttactacTCTGTGAGGTACTGTAATACCTTATCTCTCAAAATTACTTTTACTGAAATTcttatcaatttaaaaattgaaCCCCCTAAACATGTAAATTGAAATTGTAATTGGTTGGTTTAAAAGTAAGCTTTCACAGCATTTTGGAAGCATTGTATGTACATAAAGTACATCAATaaacattagatacatttttataggttaatttataaaaaagctctGCGTGGATATCATAGTGGGAAATTTTACTGATGTATGACATAATCTGATATATAAACGCTACAGCCAAGCGTGAGAGTGTGGGAACTGAATATtggtataataaaagaaaactacAATTCAGActagaacaaaataaacaatattgaAATGTGGATAGCATTCCTTATTCATAAAAagagtgtactgtataagaaaattgaaagagaGATTCAACAAAGTATTTTATACCCGAGTAACCAAATTTACTTCAGCAAAACTGAATTTCTCCCAACAAAGGCTTACaagtaagaaataaaatacttatttaacacaaaaattctGAAGGATACACCTTACTCTGCATTCTAAATTTTCCTATTTACAGAACAGATTCACTGACACATGATAACAATAGGTAGTCTGGAGCTCAAAAAAGGTATTGAGATTATTCATCACAAGTacagcaaatgtactgtatttaacttCTGACTTTACAGCCAGCATTTCCAATGCCTCATGCTCCAGCTACCAAGAGATTGTGGtgttaaaattagaaaaaaataaagcaaatacattttaaaaaataaaacactatgAAACTCAAGTTCAAGTTGTAAAAtttactgatttattttttatatactatAATAGTAAAAtggtattgttacagctttgggTAACTTGAGAAatgtctcttagattttagatcaAGTTGTTGACACTGGGAGTagtaaacacttctaacttcaaagcagaaaggatgtttgctgaggtctgggggggTCCCTTTAACAGAAACAAAAGTAACGTTTGCAGTATCATGGCTAGGCAAATTGTGGATTTATGATTACAATGGAGCAGGGCAGAAAGACACAGTATAAGTTAACCTTAAGAGAGGCAGGAAAGAGTGAAAAGAGGAAAGGAGAAAGAAGGAACAAACAAGGAGAGCAGGGAGAATCAGAGGAATCCAGAGGAGTGGGGACTTGAAGCTTGCGTCAGGCGAGAgctcctacttcatgatcatccaaatcaaacctgactggagctaagtattcGATCCTTGTTAGAGAGAGCTTGCTTATGTTTTAAGGGAACTTGGGATTCCTGGGTAGAAGATATCtcagttagaaatgtctttcctgattaggatgcattttatggatagggatatactgtaggctcccatttattttgtgcatccagggtacagagagagagatttaactgcaggttgctttgtatttagttagaaggcagctcatctcttgtgtggcctctgtaggcatattaagagtttaGTGCTTAGTAACAGTCTGGGGTTCCTGGGTGACCAGATTTTATTGTCAAGCAAATGAATATCCAGATCAAATCTACATAATGTATTGCTAaatacccatccatccattttttatctgcttcatccaattcaggctcACGGCAATACTTACAAGCACTGATGGTTGCTGTTGCAGGCATCACATTATTCTCCAAACCTGATAAATTTGTTATATGGTTAGTCTacttgttttacagtatgtctgttcttTTAGGACAATACTATAGTGCTAGCAAAAAAACAGATATCAATCTGGACTCCATCCAATAGAGACAGATTAAACCCAAATCGTAATTATTTGTTGGGAAAATGAAGATAAAAGATTATAGGCATAAATTAATGTATAGATTATTATATAGTAAAAGGAatcagaaaaatataaaatgccaGTACCTCTGAAAaatcttttatacagtatataacaatgGGGCATGGGAGAAATAAATGGTGTTGTCTCCTCTTCAGGGAAATCTTGTAATAATTACAGGATTATAGCATATTCAATACATATTCCAGAAGTTCCTAAACAAAATGTATGCACCTTAAAGTACaaaatctctctatatatatacCATCTAGCTTGGTAGATTATagtatggtatatatgtatttatgaAATGATGTTGACATTTCAGAAATTATGGGttgaatgtttgtttttgtaaattaatattaaagaaggaaaaaaaaccctggttcttaccttccacctcaactGTGATGCTCTCACTGCGTTGTGAAGTTGATGTTTGTCCCAGTGTAACTAATTCAACAGCACAGCTCAGAACAACATCAGTTCTGATCCCAGCCCCTCTCTGTCCCAGCAGCTCCTTCCCAGACACAGTGAGGGAACAGACTTTATACTGCTCCCTGAATGGCACTGATCTGAAAGGAGCTTTACTCTTATCAGTGTAGAAATGGCAACGTGTTCCTCTCTCAGCTTCACAGCGAATAGTAGCATTCTGGTCTGTGTTGATACGTTTCAGATCCATATCAATACGAAGACTTCCAAACTGGACTGTTGAAATAAAACCAGAATCCACTCATTAATGCTAGCTCTTGTTTTAGAGCAGTTAATCACAATCATTGAGCAGCTGTTCAGAATCTGTTTATTACAATTCTAATCCATGGGCCAGAAATATATAGAGCATActaataattaaattttaagaataatcaattaaaaaacatgttctgcTTTATATAGATTATTATCTTGCTGATTAAGTTTTATGTGATGCATTGGTTGGTCTAATGTTACTAACAAATATAGATGCGTGGAATAGAGAAGGAGTAATACAAAAAATGccccattaaaaataatttagcttGATTCATTTCACTTTAGTAAGTTCATAATATTATTGAGTAAAAAGACCGGAAAAGTTATGGATCTATTTAATCTTGTGTGAAAGTGGCATTGTCGGTGAAAAATGTATGAAATGAAGAATAAAGTGAAATTAGGAAAACACTTTCAATTGGAAAGATTCTGTGAGCTCTTGTCCCTTTGGAAAGAAAGCTACAGTAGCACTTAATTAATCTACCACAGTGTTTAACTTCAATCTAATTCcagttgtattttttatagTGTCCTTTACAACAAGTTGTCACAGAGTACTTTCACAgttgtaaattatttaaataaattacgaCAATTTGAACTGTTATTTACTACATAATCTGATAAATTAAATTGCATGGATTCTTACCATCCACCTTGAGCCTGATCCACTCACTGCACTGTGAAGTAATTTTTTGCCCCTCTGTGACTAGCTGAACAGCACAACTCAGAAAAACTTCAGCGCTGGTCCCAATAcctctctctcccagcagcTCCTTCCCAGAAAGATTGAGTACACAGACTTTATACTTTTCGCTGAATGGCTCAGATCTAAAAGGAGCTGCATTCTGATCAATATAGAAGTCACAGGATGTTCCTCTCTCAGCCTCACATCGGACATGGACAGAGTCTTCCACATTAATGTATACTGGTTGAACGTCAAGAACAGGCTTTCCCCGTGGATCTGTGTAAAACAAAAGAGTAGCTTCTCATTGATATTTTGAGAAAAATctccaaaaatgttttaattaggtACAGAGGATCAAGAGAAAGAGTCATATAACTGCGATTATGGAGGTTGTGATCAATCGTTTGTTTCATTTGAGAAATCGTATCCTCCTTGTAAGTGTTGatattaatgttattaattCCCTTAAAGAAATCATTTTCCAATATTCTGGTTTCTGTACCCATGTTACCTCAAATGAGATTTGCATTTggactattattattaataacagaAAATGATAAAGACATTTTGCATAATCCTTTAATAAAATCAACCTGTcaaaaaattaacacattttattaagaaaaataaaatatatctaaataatttaaaatacatttaatggttgtaatatatttatattttaatgtgtatttgcattataaatacattaataatacaATCAGGTAGGAATTCTTAAATTACGATAGATTTTCAATTCTTACTGATTGCTCGGGATTTTGATTATTGTAGTCAAACTATAGACTAATATCTTATATCTTATCTAATAtatctgtgtatacagtataatacacaatTAAATAAACATACCTGAGTAACTTTGTCTCACTTCAAGCCCAAACATGACTGTacagaaaaaatgttaatagtcatatttcaatttcagaactgaatcaataaattattattcataaatgGAAGAACAAAACAGtgattgaattttaattttaatatttaactgttgcactgttcttctgtgctattaaaatatattggtTATACTATATAAACATATTTGTGGTACTTGATTCTGGTATTCTGCACTGCATATTGAATTTCATTGAATGCTAGACTTTTTCTGTACAAATGATGTAAAGCTTATGCTGTGTAAACTTGTACTTTGTAATTCACATTGGACAATAGCATCAGACAAAGAAACATGTAATACTCACTCATCATAAGAAATGTCATAGAAAGAATCATGGTCCCCAGGGATTAAGCAAGTGATACACTGACTCgagactgtacagtataacttaGCATGTAGCACTGCACATCTCAAATACAcaggaaacaagaaaaacatCCCCTCAGATCAACACTGTAGTGATGTACTGACTTCAGGTTTTTAGCTGAACTGAATCTTATTCAACCCCAAAACAGTTGTAGACATATGGTACCTTGTTAGTTAACAATCTATATTTTTCAAACGATTGCATTATTTACAAagtcataaaaaaacaattgcaattaACATTGATACAAtaatcacagtggcacagtggtacaGCGATTGTTAGTCTGttagtcctgggtttgatttcagaatgtggcaccttctgtgtggagaatACATAGTCTTCCTAGGGTCACAAGGGTTTTTTCCAGTACTCCAGATTCCGAATGTAGTCCTACTTTGTGCCCCATGTGTCTGGAATAAGCTCCAGGTTCCAAAAACCTCTGCCAGGAATAAAAGGCTTACTGAATGAAAGCCAGTGGAATGGATAGAAAACAATACAatcttttaaattgaaatgtgtaCAGTTCTCTTGTATGATTAGCTAACATTCATTTGGGGCATCTTATCTCTGAGGTGATAATAACAGTAAACCATGCATTAGCTTTAAGAACTGAAGTACTGAGCACACTGATTAAGGACAAATATAtgctaaaaaaatgaaataattaacaATGAAGATTGTTAATGTATTGGACCATGAGCTTCTTCGTCTGCTACAAGTTTTGGGAAGCAGGGTAAATGAAGTTATCGTCTACAAATCCTTT
This genomic window from Lepisosteus oculatus isolate fLepOcu1 chromosome 2, fLepOcu1.hap2, whole genome shotgun sequence contains:
- the LOC138225558 gene encoding uncharacterized protein; translated protein: MDPRGKPVLDVQPVYINVEDSVHVRCEAERGTSCDFYIDQNAAPFRSEPFSEKYKVCVLNLSGKELLGERGIGTSAEVFLSCAVQLVTEGQKITSQCSEWIRLKVDVQFGSLRIDMDLKRINTDQNATIRCEAERGTRCHFYTDKSKAPFRSVPFREQYKVCSLTVSGKELLGQRGAGIRTDVVLSCAVELVTLGQTSTSQRSESITVEVEGLENNVMPATATISAYSKSNIPIIEPTGPGQLPKTFIWVAAVELVSLMATAVLSCLYFKHKVIKQDSERDLEHENNIFQTVV